From the genome of Pseudomonas sp. FP453:
GCACGTGTTAAAAACAAACTGTCAACGGACGACTTCTTTCGCATACAGCATCCCTCATTGCACTCCAGACTTTCTGTTCGGCTGTTTGGTCAATAAGGCAGCAGGCTGCTTAGTGGCCAGTCGAACTACGGCTACTCTGGGTAATACGCAACTATCCAAGTCAAATGCGGCGCGTCATTTGACGGGATTTGCGGGGTGGTGACTTAAGGGAGTGTTTCCTTGACCTGCCATGTCAATAAGTTGACCGTGGTGCGGATGTGCCGTTTAGGGCGCTTGGGTAGCAGGTCGTTCGGCATTTTCTTGACATTCCTTGTCTTAACACTCGGTCTGGGGGTGTGATTTTGAGTGTAGGAACAAATGTGAGAATTTTCCTGCCGAACGGGGAAAGCTTTTTCAATCGGAAGTAGGAAAGGGGGACAAAGAGGGAGTGGACAGGCACGCTAAGTGCCCGCCCACCGGGACTTTCGAGGGATCAGAAGTTGCCTTTCAAACTAACCGTGAAATTGCGCGGTTCACCATAAAAGTTGCCCCACGATGCTGTACCGACAGTGTTGTAGTAGCTTTTGTCGAACAGATTGTTGCCGTTGAGCGCCACGGTCCAAGTGTCGTCGACGCGGTACGCCAGCCGTGCGTTCCACACCGCATAACCGGCCTGTTCCAGCTTGATGGTCTGCATGCGGTAGTTGCTGCTCTGGGCGTTGACGCCGGTACCGACGCTCCATTTCGACAGTGCGCCGTCGAGCTGGTAGTCGCCCCACACCCGCAGCATATGCTTGGGCACGTAGGTGTTGGATGAGCCGCCTTCGAGGGCGCTGTCGATGTTCTTCAGGGACTTGGTCTGGGTGTAGGTGTAGCCGCCAGACACCTGCAGGCGTTCGAGCACTTCACCGCTGACTTCGGCCTCCACGCCCTGGGCGCGCACCCGGGCGGTGTCGGTGTAGCAATAGCCATCGGCGGAGGTTGCACAGAAGCTGGCGTAGTCGGTTTCGGCGCCGTTTTTCTCGATGGCGCGGAACAGCGCCAGGGAACTGTTGAGGCGGCCGTCGAACCATTCGCCCTTGATACCCAGCTCATAGTTGTCGCCGATCTTCGGCTTGAGCGCGGCGCCATCGGCGGTGGCGTAGGCGCTTTGCGGCTGGAAGATATCCGCGTAGCTGGCGTACACCGACAGGTGCTCGTTGAGGTCATAGATCAGCGCGGCGAACGGCGTGACTTCGCCGGTTTCCCGGGAATGCGCATCCTGCAACGACCACTCGCCCCAGCCGAGGCTGTAGGACTGGCGACGGTTGTCGTACCAGCTCACGCGGCTGCCCACGATGAACATCAACGGTTCGGCCAGGCGCAGGCGCAAGGTGGCGTAGGCGCCGTACTGGGTGGCGGTTTCCTTGATCGTGCTACCACGGTACATGTTCGGCCAGAAGGTGTTGTCGGCCGGCTCCGGCAAATGGTGGTTGGGCGTGTAGATGCCCTGGCGCGTCGGCAGGTTCTGGATCGCGTACACATCGTCCTGGGTGCCACGGCTGCCGTTGGCGCCGAGGATCAGCTCGTGTTCCAGGCCGAAGGCTTCGAACTTGCCGTCCAGGTAGGCGTCGAGGCCGTAGTCGCGGTGGTCGTAATCCATCAGCGCGGCGTAGGACAGGGCGGTGGGCGCCGGGTCGCCGTATTGGATAGTGCCTTCGCTGGCGGCGTACTTGGTGTCTTGCAGGTTGCGGCTGTGCACGGCCGCGACCTTGAGTTTCCAATCGTCGTTGAGTTGCTGGGTGAGATCGACGAAGTAGGTGGCGCGACGGCTCTGCCAGTCGTTCCAGGATTGGCCCAGGCACGTGGAGCGGCTGAGGTTGGCGCTCTTGCCGTCGGCATAACGCGGCAGGCCGCCCCAGCACGGGGTGGCATCGACGTCTTCGTAGCTGGCGCCGATGCCCAGGGTGGTGTCGGGGCTCAGGTCGACGTCCAGCGCGCCATAGAATGCCTGGTCCTTGCGCTTGGCGATGTCCATGTACGAGCCGCGATCCTGTTGGCTGATCGCCACACGGCCGCGCACGGTGCCGCTGTCATTCAGCGGGCCGCCGGTGTCGAGGTCGGCGCGGTAGTTGTCCCACGTGCCGGCGGACAGCGACAGGCTGGTGGTGGGCTTGGCCTGGGGCCGCTTGCGCACGAAGTTCACCGCGCCGCTGGCGGTGCCGGCGCCCTTGAGCATGCCGGCCGCACCCTTGAGCACTTCCACGCGGTCATAAATCGCCATGTTGGCGCTGAAACTGTCGGCCTGGGCGTAGTCCTTGCCCATGTCCAGCGGTACGCCGTCGTACTGGTACTGGCCGAGCATCTTGAAGCCACGGGAATAGAAGTACTTGCCGCCCATGGGCGACTCGTAGCTGGTGATGCCGGGCGTGCGTTCCATCACGTCGTCGATGGTGGTGACGTTCTGGTCGTCCATCAACTGGCGGGTCATCACGCTGACCGATTGCGGCGTTTCCCGCAGGCTGTGTTGGCCTTTGCCGATGGTCACCGCGCCGGTGGTGTAGGAACCGGTGCCCTCGGTAGTGGCGCCCAGGCGGTCGCCAGTGATGGTGGTGGCGCCCAGGTTCAGCGCGCCGCTGTCCGCCACCTGCGGCAGCAGCAACCAGGTGCTGTTGCCTTGACGCTGGGCTTGCAGGCCTTGGCCGCGCAACAACTGGTCGAGGGCCTGTTCTTGGTCGAAGCGGCCATTCAGGCCGGTGCTGGTCTTGCCGGCGACGCTGTTGGCGTCATACGACAGGCTGATGCCGGCCTGGCGGGCGAACTGGTCCAGGGCATTGGCGAGGGAGCCGGCGGCGATGTGCCAGTCGCGGGCCTGGGTATCGCTGGCCGGTGTCTCGGCCAGCACGGCCAGGGGCAGGGCACCGCCGCTCAGGCAGGCGCCCAGCAGGGCGGCCTGGACCGCGCGCTTGAGGGGGGAACGGGGGGAGGGGAACGCTTGCATGACCGTGGGCTGCTCCTGAAGGAAGTGGAAAATACCGGCCTGTTGATCGGCCTTTCCTTACAGGTCGAACGGCAATGCGAATTCACCTCATTTATTTTTCAACGGTTTACACCCGGGGGGTGACGGTCACCCAATAACGGCTGCGGTAGGTGACATCGATGTTCAGCGATTGCGCGACCAGCGTCAGCACCTGATCGGTATCGCTCAGCTGATAGGTGCCCGACACCCGCAATCCGGCCACTGCCTCGCTGCAACGCAACAGCCCGTTGCGGTAGCGCGCCAATTCGCTGAGGAAATCATCCAGGCGCATGTAGTGGGCGCTGATCACGCCGTCGCTCCAGGCCCAGGGGTCGAGGCCGTTGGCGATGGGCGGGCGGATGCCGTGGCGGTCGATCAGCACCGCTGCGCCGGGCGGGATCACTTGGCGGGCGCTGGCGTCATGGCGGTCGGCAAACACCGCCACGCTGCCCTGTTGCACCGCGATCAACGTGCCTTGGGCTTCTTCACGGACCAGCAAGCGCGCGCCTTGGGCACGCAGGTCGGCGTTGCGGGTCAGGACCCAGAAGGGACGACTGTCGCCACTGGGCTGCACCACGATTTCGCCTTGGCGCAACTGCACCTTGCGGCGTTCTGCGTTGAAGGTGGTATCGATTGCGGTGGCACTGTTGAGTTGGACCTGGCTGCCGTCGTCCAGCGTCACCCGTCGTTGTTCGCCGGTGGCGGTGCGGTAGTCGGCCACCAGGGCGGGCAGCGGCGTGTAGTCGCGGCCGAACCAGGTCACCCCGGCCGCACCGGCCACCAGGCCCAGCAACTTGAGGCTTTCACGGCGGCTGATGCGTTGCCGCGCGCCGCTGAGGGTGCGGCGCCCGAGCTGGGCTGGCAGGTGGTTGAAATCGTCATTCATGGTCGCCACGCGCTGCCACACCTGCTGGTGTTCGGCGCTGCTGTGCAGCCAGCGTTCAAACGCGGCGGTGCTGGCGTCGTCGGCGACATTGAAGCGCAGCTTGATCATCCACTGGATGGCCTGGTCCACCAGGCGCGGGTCAGCATTCCTCATAGCGCAACCGATAACAGGCGTGCAGCGCCTTGGCCAGGTCGCGCTCCACGGTGGCCTTGGACACGCCGAGACGCAGGGCGATTTGCGCACAGGTCAGGCCGTCCAATTGGGCGAGCAGGAAGGCTTCGCGCACGCGCGGCTTGAGTTGGTCGAGCAGGCGGTCGATGCGCTCCAGGCTGTCGAGGATCAGGCGCCGGGTTTCTTCCGACGGCACCTCGGCCTGTGGGAAATGCGCGAGGCTTTCGAGGTAGGCGCGTTCCAATTCGCGGCGCCGGTACTGGTCGATCATCAGGCTGCGGGCGATGCTGCTCAGGTACGCGCGCGGTTGCTGCAAGGTCTGCTGCTTGCGCGCGTTGAGCAAGCGCACAAACGTCTCCTGCGCCAGGTCGGCGGCATGCTCGCGGCAGCCGGTGCGGCGGTTCAACCAGCCGTGCAGCCAGGAATGGTGGGCAAGGTACAGCTGGCCGATAGCGGCAGGGTCCAGTGGGTGATCGCTCGACATGGGCATCCTGGCACAGCAGTCATAATTGATAATGTTTCGCATTCTAAGCGTTGATTGTGGCAATGAGCAATCACTGGCGCGCAATGTATCCAGCACAATTTTTTGTTGGCCCGACGCGTGCGGATTACGCTCCGGGTTTTTCTCGGTGGAGGCTTGAGCATGATCGACCTTGCAACCCTCGCGGTTTTCTGCGGTGCTGTTTTGCTGTTGCTGTTATCGCCGGGGCCGAACATGGCCTTTGTCATCAGCCACGGCGTGAGTCACGGTTGGCGCGGCGGTATGGCCTGCGCACTGGGCATCGGCGTGGCCGACCTGTTGCTGACCGCGTTGACTGCCACTGGGGTGACGGCGCTGGTGGCCAGTTGGCCGCCGTCCTTTGACCTGATTCGTTATGCGGGGGTGGTGTACCTGCTGTGGCTGGTGTTCAAGACCTTGCAGAAAAGTCCGCGATTGGACACCGCTCACGCCCACCGCGTACCCCTGCGGCGGGTGTGTGTGCAAGCGATGCTCAACAGTTTGCTCAACCCCAAGGCGTTGTTGTTTTTTGTGGTGTTTCTGCCGCAGTTTGTGCGGCCGCAGGCGGGATCGATTGCCGTGCAACTGATGGTGCTCGGTGGCGTTTTGACCGTGATTGCAGCCGTGTTTCATGGGGTGCTGGGCGCATTTGGTGGTGCGCTGAGCCGTTTCTTTGCCGGGCGCCCGTACAGCGCCTGGTTACAGAAATGGGGGCTGGCGACGGTGCTGACGGTGTTGGCGATGCGGTTGGCGGTGATGTCGCGTCCCAACTGACCCTATTGAAAGGTGGGAGGTAAAACTGTGGGAGCAGGCAAGCCAGCTCCCACATTTGATTGTATTCACACAGTGGGATTGTGGCGTCAGCCCAGCAAAGCGGCGGCTCGCGCGACAATCTCGCCACGGGTCTGGCGCGACTGCGCCGTGCGCTTGTGCGCTTCTTCCAGCACAGCCTTGGGCGCCGTATCCGGACGACCCGAGTCAAACGGCGGCGCCGGCGCATATTCAATCTGCAACTGCACCAGTTGCGCCGTCGCTTCGTCGTACAGTTCCGCAGCCAAGGTCAACGCGAAATCGATGCCAGCGGTGATGCCGCCTCCCGTCAACAGGTTGCCATCACGCACCACGCGCTCCTGCACGGGGATCGCGCCGAGCGGGGCGAGCATGTCGTGGTAGGCCCAGTGGGTGGTGGCCTTGCGCCCGCGCAGCAGGCCCGCTGCGCCCAATACCAATGAACCGGTGCACACCGACGTCACATACCGCGCGGTCTGCGCCTGAACCGTGAGGAAGTCGAGGGTCTGCGGGTCTTCCATCAACGCACCCACGCCGGAACCGCCCGGTACACAGATCACATCCAGCTGAGGGCAATCGGCATAGGTCATGGTCGGGGTGAACACCAGCCCGGTGCTAGAAGTGACGGGCGCCAGGTCTTTCCACACCAGGTGCAACGTCACGTCCGGCAGCGAGCCGAGGACGTCATAAGGGCCGGTGAGATCCAGTTGCTGGATGCCGGGGAACAACACAAAGCCGATCTGCAAGGTCATGGACAGCGCTCCGAGAAAGGGGTGGACGGCTTCACTCTAGGGGCCTAGGCTTTGGCGCATACGCCATTCAGCCCACAGATCACGCCAATCATGCCGCGAATCGTCCATGTCCTCGCTTTTGCCAATGCCCAGGTGCTCGACGTGACCGGGCCGTTGCAGGTGTTCGCCTCCACCAATGACCTGGCGCGCCAGCGCGGCTTGCCGTTGCCTTACGCGGTCACGGTTGATCGCCGCGCAAACGGCGCCGGTGATGACCTCCGCCGGCCTGGCGCTGGTGGCCGAGCCGTTGCCGGCCATCGACGCGCCTTGCGACACCCTGGTGATCGCCGGCGGCTGGGGCGTATACGGCGCCGCCGACGACCCGGCACTGGTCGACTGGGTACGGGAAAAAGCCCGGCACACTCGGCGCATGACCTCGGTGTGCACCGGCGCCTTCCTGCTCGCTGCCAGTGGTTTGTTGGATGGCTGCCGCGTGGCCACCCACTGGACGCGCTGCGAAGAACTGGCGCGCAAATTCCCCGCGCTGACGGTGGAATCCAACCCGATTTTCATCCGCCAAGGCGCAGTGTGGACCTCCGCCGGCGTCACCGCCGGCATCGACCTGTGCCTGGCGCTGGTGGAAGACGACCTCGGCAGCGAAGTGGCGCTGGAAGTGGCGCGGCACCTGGTGGTGTTCCTCAAACGCCCGGGCGGGCAATCCCAGTTCAGCGTGACCCTGTCCCTGCAAAAGGCCGACAGCCGCTTCACCGAACTCCACGCCTGGATGGCCGAAAACCTCACCCTCGACCTGAACATCCCGACCCTGGCCGCCCAGGCCGGCATGAGCGAGCGCAGCTTCGTGCGCCATTACCGCAACGAAACCGGCCAGACCCCGGCGCGGGCTGTCGAATTGATCCGCGTCGAGACGGCCCGTCGGCAATTGGCGGACAGCACGGCGTCGATTAAACGCATCGCCGTGCAATGTGGTTTTGGCAGTGAGGAAACACTGCGCCGGAGTTTTTTAAGGGCCTTAGCGGTGACGCCGCAGGCCTATCGTGAACGCTTTTCGCCGAGTAATTCCAGCAGTGCATCCAGCGTGGCTTGAGGTGCTTCCTGAGGGATATTGTGGCCGACGCCGGGCAAGATCCTGCGCCGATAAAAACCGCTGAAATGCTCCGCGTCATCATCGTCCACGGGCGGCGGCCCCACCCCGTCGTCCGCACCGCACAGGGAGATGCTCGGCACCGAAATCGCCGGTTGCAGGGTCAGCGCCCGTTCGATCGCTTCCAGTGCCGGGTCGCCCGGCGCGTACATGAAACGGTGGCGATAGGAGTGAATCACCACCTCGACGAAATCCGGGTTGTCGAACGATGGCGCACTCTGCTCAAACAGGCCCGCCCCCTCGTCCCAGGACGGTGACCACAGCGTCCATAACAACTGGCACAGCTCACGGCGATTGGCGGTCAGACCGTCCACGCCCCGTTGGGTATGAAAGTAGTACTGATACCACAACCGATGCTCTGTCTCCGGCGCCCGAGGGGTGAGCGACTTGGCAATGTCCTGGATGTTGTAGCCATCCCCGGTTACCAACCCGCGTACGCGCTCGGGCCACAGCGCCGCAACAATACACGCGGCGCGTCCGCCCCAGTCGTATCCAGCCAGGGTGGCCTGGGGGATCGACAGCGCATCCATGAAGTCCAGCAAGTCCTTGGCCAACGCCGCCTGCTGCCCGGAGCGCATCACCTGCTCGTTGATAAACCGCGTCGGGCCGTACCCGCGCAGGTACGGCACCAATACCCGATAGCCCAACTCGGCCAGCGCCGGTGCAATGGCGTCATAGCCGCGCGGGTCATAGGGGAAACCATGCAGCAGGATCACGGGCGGTCCGTCGAGGGGACCGTGGGCTTCATACGCCACATCGAGCATGGAGGTGCGCACGCAGAGCAGCGGGGCGGTGGTGGTCATGGTGGGTGATTACCGACTGGCCAGGGATGCTGAAACTCTAGCCGATTGTTGTGGCGGGTTGGGGGCAGGGATTACTTGCTTGAGCCGGTTTGTCGAAGGCCGATGCAATTTCCCCACGGGTCGCGTACCTGACAAATCCAATGACCACCTTCAATCTCCATCGGCCCGCGATACAACGTCCCGCCCAGTTCCTCAAACCGGCGCAATGCCTGCTGCAAGTCGTCTACTCCCCAGTACACCACTGATCCTGCAGCCCCTGATGCAACCTTGTCATCGGCGTTGACGATCTCGAGGGCGACGCCTGCTACATCCAAATGGCCGAAGTCGTCAGGGTCATGATGAATGCGTGTCGCCAACGGAAAGGCGGCGGCATACCACTCGGTTGCCGCCCGCCAGTTCGGGACGTGAATGAGGATGGAGAGGATGGGCATCAGCCGAACAGAACCTCCCATACCTGTGTTTTTCTTGGCCAGCCACTCTTGGTTCAACAACCCCAATACACCCAGATCGTGTCGCTGGCCATTCCAAAACCCAGCCTCGCGCAACGTGCCTTCGGCTTGGAAACCCAGTCGTGCCAACAGCTGGAGCGACGCGGTATTTTGCGGATGCACCCAGGCTTCCACGCGATGCAATTTCATCTGTTCAAAACCCCAGTCGAGCATCGCCTGCAAGGCCTCGTGCATCAACCCCCGGCCACGCGCGCCGGGCGCTAGTTCACAGGCGAGAGCGCAACTGTTCCAGCTCTGGTTCCACTTGAACAGGCCACAACTGCCGATCAGTTTTCCATCGTGTTCGATCCCCCAGCGTGTGCCGGGGTTGGGTTGGCTGCGCCAGTGCGCGAAGGTTTCGATCAGGGATTCGGCCTGGGCAAGTTCGGTCATCGCGTCGGCGCCGAACCAACGCATGCTGTCGGCATCGCGGTGGATGTCGAACACTGCCGGTGCGTCGCTTGCCACCAGTTCACGCAGGCATAGGCGTTGGGTGTGTAGTGTTGGGAAAAGGCTCATGGTGTGGTTGTCGCTAAAACCTGCTCACGATCC
Proteins encoded in this window:
- a CDS encoding sigma-70 family RNA polymerase sigma factor, yielding MSSDHPLDPAAIGQLYLAHHSWLHGWLNRRTGCREHAADLAQETFVRLLNARKQQTLQQPRAYLSSIARSLMIDQYRRRELERAYLESLAHFPQAEVPSEETRRLILDSLERIDRLLDQLKPRVREAFLLAQLDGLTCAQIALRLGVSKATVERDLAKALHACYRLRYEEC
- a CDS encoding GNAT family N-acetyltransferase; translation: MSLFPTLHTQRLCLRELVASDAPAVFDIHRDADSMRWFGADAMTELAQAESLIETFAHWRSQPNPGTRWGIEHDGKLIGSCGLFKWNQSWNSCALACELAPGARGRGLMHEALQAMLDWGFEQMKLHRVEAWVHPQNTASLQLLARLGFQAEGTLREAGFWNGQRHDLGVLGLLNQEWLAKKNTGMGGSVRLMPILSILIHVPNWRAATEWYAAAFPLATRIHHDPDDFGHLDVAGVALEIVNADDKVASGAAGSVVYWGVDDLQQALRRFEELGGTLYRGPMEIEGGHWICQVRDPWGNCIGLRQTGSSK
- the inhA gene encoding isonitrile hydratase; this encodes MTLQIGFVLFPGIQQLDLTGPYDVLGSLPDVTLHLVWKDLAPVTSSTGLVFTPTMTYADCPQLDVICVPGGSGVGALMEDPQTLDFLTVQAQTARYVTSVCTGSLVLGAAGLLRGRKATTHWAYHDMLAPLGAIPVQERVVRDGNLLTGGGITAGIDFALTLAAELYDEATAQLVQLQIEYAPAPPFDSGRPDTAPKAVLEEAHKRTAQSRQTRGEIVARAAALLG
- a CDS encoding FecR domain-containing protein; translated protein: MRNADPRLVDQAIQWMIKLRFNVADDASTAAFERWLHSSAEHQQVWQRVATMNDDFNHLPAQLGRRTLSGARQRISRRESLKLLGLVAGAAGVTWFGRDYTPLPALVADYRTATGEQRRVTLDDGSQVQLNSATAIDTTFNAERRKVQLRQGEIVVQPSGDSRPFWVLTRNADLRAQGARLLVREEAQGTLIAVQQGSVAVFADRHDASARQVIPPGAAVLIDRHGIRPPIANGLDPWAWSDGVISAHYMRLDDFLSELARYRNGLLRCSEAVAGLRVSGTYQLSDTDQVLTLVAQSLNIDVTYRSRYWVTVTPRV
- a CDS encoding alpha/beta fold hydrolase; translated protein: MTTTAPLLCVRTSMLDVAYEAHGPLDGPPVILLHGFPYDPRGYDAIAPALAELGYRVLVPYLRGYGPTRFINEQVMRSGQQAALAKDLLDFMDALSIPQATLAGYDWGGRAACIVAALWPERVRGLVTGDGYNIQDIAKSLTPRAPETEHRLWYQYYFHTQRGVDGLTANRRELCQLLWTLWSPSWDEGAGLFEQSAPSFDNPDFVEVVIHSYRHRFMYAPGDPALEAIERALTLQPAISVPSISLCGADDGVGPPPVDDDDAEHFSGFYRRRILPGVGHNIPQEAPQATLDALLELLGEKRSR
- a CDS encoding TonB-dependent receptor — protein: MQAFPSPRSPLKRAVQAALLGACLSGGALPLAVLAETPASDTQARDWHIAAGSLANALDQFARQAGISLSYDANSVAGKTSTGLNGRFDQEQALDQLLRGQGLQAQRQGNSTWLLLPQVADSGALNLGATTITGDRLGATTEGTGSYTTGAVTIGKGQHSLRETPQSVSVMTRQLMDDQNVTTIDDVMERTPGITSYESPMGGKYFYSRGFKMLGQYQYDGVPLDMGKDYAQADSFSANMAIYDRVEVLKGAAGMLKGAGTASGAVNFVRKRPQAKPTTSLSLSAGTWDNYRADLDTGGPLNDSGTVRGRVAISQQDRGSYMDIAKRKDQAFYGALDVDLSPDTTLGIGASYEDVDATPCWGGLPRYADGKSANLSRSTCLGQSWNDWQSRRATYFVDLTQQLNDDWKLKVAAVHSRNLQDTKYAASEGTIQYGDPAPTALSYAALMDYDHRDYGLDAYLDGKFEAFGLEHELILGANGSRGTQDDVYAIQNLPTRQGIYTPNHHLPEPADNTFWPNMYRGSTIKETATQYGAYATLRLRLAEPLMFIVGSRVSWYDNRRQSYSLGWGEWSLQDAHSRETGEVTPFAALIYDLNEHLSVYASYADIFQPQSAYATADGAALKPKIGDNYELGIKGEWFDGRLNSSLALFRAIEKNGAETDYASFCATSADGYCYTDTARVRAQGVEAEVSGEVLERLQVSGGYTYTQTKSLKNIDSALEGGSSNTYVPKHMLRVWGDYQLDGALSKWSVGTGVNAQSSNYRMQTIKLEQAGYAVWNARLAYRVDDTWTVALNGNNLFDKSYYNTVGTASWGNFYGEPRNFTVSLKGNF
- a CDS encoding LysE family translocator; translated protein: MIDLATLAVFCGAVLLLLLSPGPNMAFVISHGVSHGWRGGMACALGIGVADLLLTALTATGVTALVASWPPSFDLIRYAGVVYLLWLVFKTLQKSPRLDTAHAHRVPLRRVCVQAMLNSLLNPKALLFFVVFLPQFVRPQAGSIAVQLMVLGGVLTVIAAVFHGVLGAFGGALSRFFAGRPYSAWLQKWGLATVLTVLAMRLAVMSRPN